The sequence ACAGGTATTGAAACCGATTTTGTTATCTTTGCGGCGGCAGATGCTTTCACTTTTTCAACTGTAATTGCAAAAACCCCCGCTTTTTCAAGCGCGGCCGCGCTTTGAATAAGTTCTTTCTCTTCCTTATCCGTCTTTCCAATCACAGGATAACCGCCGTATTTTTTTACCGACTGCGGCTGAAGCCCAATGTGCCCCATGACAGGTATTCCAATTTCTATAATGGCTTTTACCTGCGGAATAATTTCAATTCCGCCTTCTATCTTAACCGCGTTTGCGCCTGATTCTTTTATTATTCTGCCTGCATTTTTCTTTGCGTCGCTGACAGACGCCTGATACGACATAAACGGCATGTCTGTTACAACAAAAGTATCCGCGGCGCCGCGTTTTACCGCTTTTGTGTGATAAATCATGTCATCTACCGTAACCGGAATTGTCTCTTTTCTTCCCTGAAAAACCATACCAAGGGAATCGCCGACAAGAATTATATCTACACCCGCTTTTTCAAGCAGAAAAGCGGTAATGTATTCATACGCGGTAAGCATGACTATTTTTTTATTATTTTTTAATCCGGTTATAGAATTTATGGTAAGCATTTTATTTCATTCTTGGCGTATAGTAGTTTATTCCGCCCTTAATATTAAGGACGTAATCCCGTATAAGTTCGTATGCTTTCCTATCATTAACAAAATCAACTTCATCCGTGTTTACAATTACAAGGGGTGTGCTGCGCGGGAAATGGGAAAAAAAATAATTATATGCCTCTGACAGCTCGCTTATGTAATCCTTGCTTATTGATTTTTCGTATTTTCTGCCGCGCTTTTTTATGCGTTCCATAAGTGTTTCAACGCTGGCCTGCATATAAACAACAAGGTCCGGTTTCAAAAGCCCGCCTTCATCAACAACCGCTTTATGTATTTTTTCATATAAGGAAAGTTCATTCTCTTCAAGCGTAACATAGGCAAACAGGCGGTCCTTATCAAGGATGTAATCCGCAACTATACCGGAATCAAAAAGGTCCATCTGTTTTAAAGGTTCCTGCTGTTTTATCCTGTTAATTAAGAAGAAAAGCTGGGTCTGAAAAGCATAACTGCCCATGTCCTTATAAAACTTTTCAAGAAAAGGGTTGTTGTCCACCTGTTCTAAAACAGGTTTTGCCTTTAAATCTTCGGCAAGCATGCGGGCAAAAGTGGTTTTGCCGGCCCCAAGCACGCCTTCCACAGCTATGTAATGAAAATTATTCATTAACCGCTCCAATTCTTGTTATTTTTTCTTTATTACCGCACGCTTTAACCAGTTCTTTTACACTTAAGTTCAGCCCCGGATGAACGAAATTCCCGGCTATTTCTGTTAAAGGCACAAGTACAAAAAGCCGTTTTTGCATCTCGGCATGCGGAATAATAAGCCTGCCGCTGTTAATCATTATATTACCATAAAATACTATGTCAATATCAATTATGCGGGGGCCCCATCTGCGGACTCCCGCCTGCCTTCTTCCCATTGACTTTTCAATACTCTTTATTGCATCCAGCAGTTCAAAAGGCAATAACTTTGTTTTTGCTTTAACTGCAATGTTGTAAAAGTCAGCCTGACGTTTGTATCCGACAGGTTCTGTCAGATACAGAGCAGAAGTTTTAAGTATCTTAACAGAGATATTTTTTAACCTGCTTAAAGCTTCATGAATATTTTTTTCTCTGCTGCCGGTATTAGACCCCAGCGAAAGATAAATAATCATAACTA is a genomic window of Candidatus Goldiibacteriota bacterium HGW-Goldbacteria-1 containing:
- the panB gene encoding 3-methyl-2-oxobutanoate hydroxymethyltransferase, with the protein product MLTINSITGLKNNKKIVMLTAYEYITAFLLEKAGVDIILVGDSLGMVFQGRKETIPVTVDDMIYHTKAVKRGAADTFVVTDMPFMSYQASVSDAKKNAGRIIKESGANAVKIEGGIEIIPQVKAIIEIGIPVMGHIGLQPQSVKKYGGYPVIGKTDKEEKELIQSAAALEKAGVFAITVEKVKASAAAKITKSVSIPVIGIGSGAGCDGQVLVTHDMLGFFPDFTPKFVKQYDTIGKRVLADITKFSGEVRSGRFPGKKHSF
- a CDS encoding deoxynucleoside kinase — protein: MNNFHYIAVEGVLGAGKTTFARMLAEDLKAKPVLEQVDNNPFLEKFYKDMGSYAFQTQLFFLINRIKQQEPLKQMDLFDSGIVADYILDKDRLFAYVTLEENELSLYEKIHKAVVDEGGLLKPDLVVYMQASVETLMERIKKRGRKYEKSISKDYISELSEAYNYFFSHFPRSTPLVIVNTDEVDFVNDRKAYELIRDYVLNIKGGINYYTPRMK
- the folK gene encoding 2-amino-4-hydroxy-6-hydroxymethyldihydropteridine diphosphokinase gives rise to the protein MIIYLSLGSNTGSREKNIHEALSRLKNISVKILKTSALYLTEPVGYKRQADFYNIAVKAKTKLLPFELLDAIKSIEKSMGRRQAGVRRWGPRIIDIDIVFYGNIMINSGRLIIPHAEMQKRLFVLVPLTEIAGNFVHPGLNLSVKELVKACGNKEKITRIGAVNE